The proteins below come from a single Gimesia alba genomic window:
- a CDS encoding LutC/YkgG family protein: MTTSRDEILNRLRSQSVPKTERPDLSAPELTQQWISYDDPAEQFATMLASVGGVCARVKNVDEVNQKLSEIPAYQEAKKICSQVTNCGTPNVEISNITDPHDFEDIDFAILPGEFAVAENGAVWITNDGGPARTLYFLSQHVSLLVPASEIVTHMHAAYERLSFETPSFGTFMSGPSKTADIEQSLVIGAHGARSLTVFLVDEPF; encoded by the coding sequence ATGACAACAAGTAGAGATGAGATTTTGAATCGGCTCCGCAGCCAGTCTGTTCCCAAAACAGAGCGCCCCGATCTCTCTGCGCCCGAGTTGACACAGCAGTGGATCAGCTACGATGATCCCGCGGAGCAGTTTGCCACCATGCTGGCATCAGTCGGCGGAGTCTGCGCCCGCGTCAAAAACGTAGACGAGGTCAATCAGAAGTTAAGCGAAATCCCCGCGTATCAGGAAGCGAAAAAAATCTGTTCGCAGGTTACAAACTGTGGTACGCCGAACGTCGAGATCAGCAACATCACCGACCCGCATGATTTCGAAGACATCGACTTCGCAATTCTTCCCGGCGAATTCGCGGTTGCCGAAAACGGCGCCGTCTGGATCACCAACGACGGCGGCCCCGCCCGCACCCTCTATTTCCTCTCACAACACGTGTCACTTTTGGTTCCCGCTAGCGAAATCGTGACACACATGCATGCCGCCTACGAACGTCTCTCGTTCGAAACCCCCAGCTTCGGCACCTTCATGTCCGGCCCCTCCAAAACCGCCGACATCGAACAATCCCTGGTCATCGGCGCCCACGGCGCCCGCTCACTGACGGTCTTTCTGGTTGACGAACCATTTTGA
- a CDS encoding sulfatase family protein: MRNWVQTLTALVCCVFSVQAEAKQPNFVFIMADDCTFRDIGCYGGQAHTPHIDRLATEGMRFTRCFQAAPMCSPTRHNIYTGQYPVKIGAYPNHTSANPGVKSIVHYLKPLGYRVALSGKKHIGPRSVFPFENPKGADLVEAAGNFFSDCEQGNDSFCIFFCSKEPHTPWDKGDPSRYEASKLKLPPYFVDTPETREAMTRYLAEITYFDGEVGGILGELDKHGLRDNTLVIVVSEQGSSMPFAKWTCYDSGLQSALIARWPGKIQPGSINHAMVEYVDLVPTYVTAAGGTPDPALDGKSLLPVFAGKQEHKKYVFGEMTTRGILNGSETFGIRSVRSDKFKYIWNFTPEIEFRNICMKSPEFESWERKAAAGDADAAEKVRRYKNRPAIELYDITKDPTEWHNLAGKPEYASVQATLKAELDAWMKHCGDKGQQTELEADQHTRGGGKKNKRKQK; this comes from the coding sequence ATGCGAAACTGGGTTCAAACCCTGACGGCACTGGTCTGCTGCGTGTTCTCGGTTCAGGCGGAAGCGAAACAGCCTAACTTTGTGTTTATCATGGCAGACGACTGTACCTTCCGCGACATCGGCTGTTACGGCGGACAGGCACATACGCCGCATATCGATCGACTGGCGACAGAGGGAATGCGTTTTACGCGTTGCTTTCAGGCGGCGCCGATGTGCTCACCCACGCGGCATAATATTTATACCGGCCAATATCCGGTCAAAATCGGGGCGTATCCCAATCACACCAGTGCCAACCCCGGCGTCAAAAGTATCGTGCACTATCTGAAGCCGCTCGGCTATCGGGTGGCGCTCAGCGGAAAGAAACATATCGGCCCCCGGTCGGTCTTTCCTTTCGAAAATCCAAAGGGTGCGGACCTTGTGGAAGCAGCCGGAAACTTTTTTTCAGACTGCGAACAGGGCAACGATTCGTTCTGTATCTTCTTTTGTTCCAAAGAACCGCACACGCCCTGGGACAAAGGCGATCCGTCGCGCTACGAGGCCAGCAAACTGAAGCTACCGCCCTACTTCGTCGATACTCCCGAAACGCGCGAAGCCATGACGCGCTATCTGGCGGAAATTACCTATTTCGACGGTGAGGTAGGAGGCATCCTCGGGGAACTCGACAAACACGGGCTTCGCGACAACACGCTGGTGATCGTCGTCAGCGAACAGGGCAGCAGCATGCCGTTTGCCAAATGGACCTGTTACGATTCCGGCCTGCAATCCGCGTTGATTGCCCGTTGGCCCGGCAAGATCCAACCCGGAAGCATCAACCACGCGATGGTCGAATATGTTGATCTGGTTCCCACGTATGTCACAGCCGCGGGAGGTACACCCGACCCGGCACTGGACGGCAAGAGCCTGCTGCCCGTTTTTGCCGGGAAACAGGAGCATAAGAAATATGTGTTCGGTGAAATGACGACACGGGGCATTCTCAACGGCTCCGAGACGTTCGGCATCCGTTCCGTGCGGTCGGACAAATTCAAATACATCTGGAATTTCACGCCGGAAATCGAATTTCGCAACATCTGTATGAAATCGCCTGAATTCGAGAGCTGGGAAAGGAAAGCCGCCGCCGGTGATGCGGACGCCGCCGAAAAAGTCCGTCGCTATAAAAATCGTCCCGCGATTGAACTCTACGATATCACCAAAGATCCAACCGAGTGGCATAATCTGGCCGGCAAACCGGAATACGCGTCGGTGCAGGCCACGCTGAAAGCAGAACTGGACGCCTGGATGAAACACTGCGGCGATAAAGGCCAACAGACCGAACTCGAAGCCGACCAACACACCAGAGGTGGCGGTAAGAAAAACAAAAGAAAGCAGAAATGA
- a CDS encoding sulfatase-like hydrolase/transferase translates to MKQLAFILIFVFSAGLLEADAASKEMRKPNIILIMADDVSWECFGSYGAEDYKTPHIDALAKQGIRFSNCYSTPLCTPSRVKLMTGKYNFRNYTHFGYLNPKEKTFGQMLQAAGYKTAIAGKWQLNGLYHGAEGHADNTRPFKAGFDEYCLWQVTRTVHDRKSGGGERFWSPPLEQNGKYLSVKDNQGKYGPDIMSDFLCDFIQRNKDEPFFVYYPSVLVHNPFVPTPDTIGDAPRTQAANKQPKGKKARKANFVAMVNYLDKIVGKLVDKVEEVGQLENTLILFTADNGTNVQITSQWNGQTIHGGKGSTTDMGTHVPLVAYWKGHTPKGKVLDDLIDFTDFYTTFAAMAGVQLGKNDPIDGRSFLPQLNGQPGQPRDWVLCHYQPYWGRFQGSQYVRDGQFKLYRDGRFFNVPQDLKESQNLTTGQASDQGEQIRRMLQQTLSTVPPAPPIQGGKDSNTRPVYPNWKNIVNPND, encoded by the coding sequence ATGAAGCAGCTCGCATTCATCCTGATATTCGTTTTCTCGGCAGGTCTGCTTGAAGCGGACGCCGCATCAAAGGAAATGCGCAAACCCAATATCATTCTGATCATGGCCGATGATGTGAGTTGGGAGTGTTTCGGCTCGTACGGCGCGGAGGATTACAAAACGCCGCACATCGATGCGCTGGCGAAACAGGGCATTCGATTTTCCAACTGTTATTCCACGCCCCTCTGCACGCCGTCGCGGGTCAAGCTGATGACGGGGAAATATAATTTCCGTAACTACACGCATTTTGGTTATCTCAATCCCAAAGAAAAGACGTTCGGACAGATGCTGCAGGCCGCCGGTTATAAAACCGCCATCGCCGGCAAGTGGCAGCTCAACGGACTCTATCACGGTGCGGAAGGCCACGCCGACAACACGCGGCCCTTCAAAGCGGGCTTTGATGAATATTGTCTGTGGCAGGTGACCCGGACGGTACACGATCGCAAATCAGGAGGCGGCGAGCGTTTCTGGAGCCCGCCGCTGGAACAGAACGGCAAGTATCTGTCGGTCAAAGACAATCAGGGGAAATACGGCCCCGACATCATGTCGGACTTTCTGTGTGACTTTATCCAGCGCAATAAAGATGAACCGTTCTTTGTCTATTATCCCTCGGTGCTGGTTCACAATCCGTTTGTGCCGACGCCCGATACGATTGGCGACGCACCGCGCACACAAGCCGCGAACAAACAGCCCAAAGGCAAAAAGGCCCGCAAAGCGAACTTCGTGGCGATGGTCAACTACCTCGATAAAATCGTGGGCAAGCTGGTCGACAAAGTGGAAGAGGTCGGACAACTGGAGAACACGCTCATTCTCTTCACGGCTGACAACGGGACGAACGTGCAAATTACCTCCCAGTGGAACGGCCAGACCATCCACGGCGGCAAAGGTTCCACCACCGACATGGGCACACATGTGCCTCTGGTCGCCTACTGGAAAGGGCACACGCCGAAGGGCAAGGTGCTGGATGACCTGATCGACTTCACCGATTTCTATACCACATTCGCCGCCATGGCGGGCGTGCAACTTGGGAAGAACGACCCCATCGACGGTCGCAGTTTCCTACCGCAATTGAACGGGCAACCGGGCCAGCCCCGCGACTGGGTGCTGTGTCACTATCAACCCTACTGGGGCCGCTTCCAGGGGAGCCAATATGTTCGTGACGGGCAATTCAAACTCTATCGCGATGGCCGCTTCTTCAACGTGCCTCAGGATCTCAAAGAGAGTCAGAATCTGACCACCGGTCAGGCGAGCGACCAGGGAGAACAGATTCGGCGGATGTTGCAGCAGACACTTTCTACCGTTCCCCCTGCTCCGCCGATACAAGGGGGGAAAGATTCCAATACGCGCCCCGTTTATCCCAACTGGAAAAATATCGTGAATCCCAATGACTAA
- a CDS encoding aldo/keto reductase produces MKKQPERLFGNGTMQYRPLGNTGASISALGFGAFKIGRNQQIKYSKTYDLPDDATTERLLNAVVDLGINHIDTAPAYGISEERIGQFIAHRRSEFLLSTKIGETFENGTSTYDFSRDSLQASIERSLQRLKTDVLDIVLIHSNGNDEAILNQTDAVEILQSCQQAGQIRWIGLSGKTPAGATAALDWADILMLEYHLEDCSHAAVIQTAAEQGIGVIVKKGLASGHLPAADAISFVLRNPGVSNLVVGGLNLDHIRTNWETAAAVAISPAA; encoded by the coding sequence ATGAAGAAGCAGCCTGAACGGCTTTTTGGAAACGGAACTATGCAATACCGCCCTTTAGGAAACACCGGTGCTTCGATTAGCGCGCTGGGATTTGGCGCGTTTAAAATCGGCCGCAACCAGCAGATCAAATACAGCAAGACATATGATCTTCCCGACGATGCGACGACCGAACGTCTGCTGAATGCAGTTGTCGATCTGGGCATCAATCATATTGATACTGCGCCCGCTTATGGCATCAGTGAAGAGCGAATCGGCCAGTTCATTGCGCACCGCCGCTCTGAGTTTCTGCTCTCTACCAAAATCGGCGAGACTTTTGAAAATGGAACATCCACGTACGACTTTTCTCGCGACAGTTTGCAGGCCAGCATCGAGCGCAGTCTACAACGATTGAAAACCGATGTACTCGATATCGTGCTGATTCATTCGAACGGCAACGATGAAGCGATCCTGAACCAGACCGACGCCGTCGAAATTCTGCAGTCCTGTCAACAGGCGGGCCAGATTCGCTGGATCGGACTTTCCGGTAAGACGCCCGCCGGTGCCACGGCGGCACTTGACTGGGCTGATATCCTGATGCTCGAATATCATCTGGAAGATTGTTCGCACGCAGCCGTCATTCAGACTGCCGCGGAACAGGGCATTGGTGTGATCGTGAAAAAAGGGCTCGCCTCGGGTCATCTTCCCGCCGCAGATGCGATTTCATTCGTGCTGCGCAATCCCGGCGTCAGTAATCTCGTGGTCGGCGGATTAAATCTGGATCACATCCGGACCAACTGGGAAACCGCCGCCGCGGTTGCGATCTCACCAGCCGCTTAG
- a CDS encoding lactate utilization protein B: MPAHPKLATEFVKNKERAHWHDQSLWFVRSKRDAASQQIPEWELLREQASKIKSYTVSHLPDLLEDFEKNATAKGVHVHWARDAKEHNEIVHGILKQHEVTKVVKSKSMLTEECHLNPYLERHGIEVIDTDLGERIVQLQNKPPSHLVMPAIHIKKEEIGELFHEKLGTEKGATDPQYLTEAARQHLRQKFIGAEAGITGVNFAIAETGGFVVCTNEGNADLGTSLNKLHIACMGIEKLIPRANDLSVFLRLLARSATGQPITTYSSHFHGPAPRAEMHVVLLDNGRSEISGSDEFRRSLNCIRCAACMNTCPVYRRSGGYSYEATVPGPIGSTLSPSKDAKKYSSLPFACSLCGSCTDVCPVKIDLHHQLLTWRKEIRVRGLLPFSKRISMKMMGWMMQAPRLYRFVGKCARAIVPRLPRFLLYNRFNAWGKQRELPDFPKQSFREWMKKNHDNK; this comes from the coding sequence ATGCCAGCACATCCAAAATTAGCAACCGAATTCGTCAAGAATAAAGAGCGTGCGCACTGGCACGATCAGTCGCTCTGGTTTGTGCGTTCCAAACGCGACGCCGCGAGCCAACAGATTCCCGAATGGGAACTACTCCGCGAGCAGGCTTCGAAAATCAAATCGTATACCGTCTCGCATCTGCCCGACCTGCTCGAAGATTTCGAAAAGAACGCGACCGCCAAAGGGGTCCACGTTCACTGGGCCCGCGACGCGAAAGAGCACAATGAAATTGTGCATGGCATTCTGAAACAGCACGAAGTCACAAAGGTGGTGAAGAGCAAATCGATGCTCACCGAAGAGTGTCATCTCAATCCCTACCTCGAACGGCACGGTATTGAAGTCATCGACACTGACCTCGGCGAACGCATCGTGCAGCTGCAGAACAAACCGCCGAGCCATCTGGTGATGCCCGCCATTCATATCAAGAAAGAAGAAATCGGCGAACTCTTCCACGAAAAACTGGGCACCGAAAAAGGGGCCACCGATCCGCAATACTTAACGGAAGCCGCCCGACAACACTTACGACAGAAATTCATCGGCGCCGAAGCCGGCATCACGGGCGTGAACTTCGCAATCGCCGAAACGGGTGGCTTTGTCGTCTGCACCAATGAAGGCAACGCTGACCTCGGAACCTCGTTGAACAAACTGCACATCGCCTGCATGGGTATCGAGAAACTGATTCCCCGCGCCAACGACTTGAGCGTCTTCCTGCGACTGTTGGCACGTTCGGCAACCGGGCAACCGATTACCACTTATTCCTCTCACTTTCATGGCCCGGCTCCCAGAGCCGAGATGCACGTGGTGCTGCTGGATAACGGCCGTAGCGAGATTTCGGGCAGCGATGAATTTCGTCGCTCGCTGAACTGCATCCGTTGTGCCGCCTGCATGAATACTTGCCCCGTCTATCGGCGCAGCGGCGGTTACAGTTACGAAGCAACCGTGCCCGGCCCCATCGGGTCAACATTAAGTCCTTCAAAGGATGCGAAAAAGTATTCCAGCCTGCCGTTCGCCTGCAGCCTGTGTGGTTCCTGCACCGATGTCTGTCCAGTCAAGATCGACCTGCATCATCAGTTACTCACCTGGCGGAAAGAGATTCGCGTGCGCGGGCTGTTGCCGTTTTCCAAACGGATCTCGATGAAAATGATGGGCTGGATGATGCAGGCCCCGCGGCTGTATCGCTTCGTCGGCAAGTGCGCCCGGGCCATTGTGCCACGGCTGCCCCGCTTTTTACTTTACAATCGCTTCAATGCCTGGGGCAAACAACGGGAGCTGCCTGACTTCCCCAAACAGAGTTTTCGCGAGTGGATGAAAAAAAATCATGACAACAAGTAG
- a CDS encoding FAD-dependent oxidoreductase produces MPSADLIIFGGGIAGLWTLSEASRLGYRAVLLEAFTLGSGQTIASQGIIHGGLKYTLQGMMTGSARRIREMPLIWRKSLAGEQRPDLSQTEIRSHHCYLWRTESLSSRLGMFGAKMGLQVVPQNLAPEDAPEVLANCPGSIGVMEEQVISPYSLISNFADSIRNQIFKYDPEQLKFQLDSNGNITAVQIQNASGEPLSIETEAVLLTAGRGNERLRIQARRQADSNSSPCMQTRPLHMALVRGDLPAFSGHCVDGAKTRVTITSDTDSTGRTVWQLGGQVAEVGVNLTRRELITHAASELAACVPGIDLTGLEWNTYAVDRAEGVTKSGLRPETPQILKEGNLLTAWPAKLALAPRLAEEVCQNLSLMNVVPTAVDTSWLDVFSSLPTPEVAQPPWETAENWVTLNEIQSNEEAA; encoded by the coding sequence GTGCCAAGCGCTGATTTGATCATTTTTGGAGGAGGCATCGCTGGTCTCTGGACACTCAGCGAAGCCAGCCGGCTGGGATATCGCGCTGTCCTGCTCGAAGCATTCACGCTGGGCAGCGGTCAGACGATCGCTTCACAAGGCATTATCCACGGCGGTTTGAAGTACACACTGCAGGGTATGATGACCGGCTCCGCACGCCGCATCCGCGAAATGCCGCTGATCTGGAGAAAGTCGCTGGCCGGCGAACAACGTCCCGATCTGTCACAGACCGAAATCCGTTCTCACCACTGTTATCTCTGGCGCACAGAATCGCTGTCCTCACGGCTGGGTATGTTCGGCGCCAAAATGGGTCTGCAAGTCGTGCCCCAGAACCTCGCGCCGGAAGACGCACCCGAAGTACTGGCAAATTGCCCCGGCTCGATCGGCGTGATGGAAGAACAGGTGATCTCTCCATATAGCCTGATCTCCAATTTTGCCGATTCAATTCGGAACCAGATTTTCAAATACGATCCGGAGCAGTTGAAATTTCAACTCGATTCCAACGGAAACATCACAGCGGTCCAGATACAAAATGCATCCGGAGAACCACTCAGCATCGAAACCGAGGCGGTCCTGCTGACCGCAGGACGCGGCAACGAAAGGCTACGAATACAGGCGCGACGACAAGCGGATTCTAACAGCAGTCCCTGCATGCAAACCCGGCCGTTGCACATGGCACTGGTTCGAGGCGACCTACCTGCGTTCAGCGGGCATTGTGTGGATGGCGCCAAAACCAGAGTCACGATCACATCAGACACCGATTCAACAGGGCGCACCGTCTGGCAGCTGGGAGGCCAGGTTGCGGAAGTCGGCGTGAATTTAACGCGACGCGAATTGATCACGCATGCCGCTAGTGAACTCGCCGCCTGTGTTCCCGGCATTGATCTGACGGGACTCGAATGGAATACGTACGCCGTCGATCGCGCTGAAGGCGTCACCAAATCGGGACTCCGACCGGAAACTCCCCAGATCCTCAAAGAAGGCAACCTGCTGACCGCGTGGCCGGCGAAACTGGCATTGGCACCCCGACTGGCCGAAGAGGTCTGCCAGAATTTGTCTCTGATGAACGTCGTGCCGACCGCCGTCGATACATCCTGGTTGGATGTGTTTTCTTCACTTCCCACACCCGAGGTGGCACAGCCGCCGTGGGAAACCGCAGAGAACTGGGTCACGCTCAATGAGATTCAATCGAATGAAGAAGCAGCCTGA
- a CDS encoding RidA family protein gives MSIEAKIQELKLELPEAPKPGGIYNPVVQVDDLLYVSGHGPVKLDGSMHTGRVGDDLTEEQGVEAARAVGLTMLATLKQYLGDLDRIERFVKVLGMVNAAPDFKRHPQVINGFSELLVQIFGENGRAARSAVGMGSLPGNITVEVEAIVQIKE, from the coding sequence ATGAGTATTGAAGCAAAAATTCAGGAACTGAAACTGGAGCTCCCCGAAGCTCCGAAACCGGGCGGAATTTATAATCCTGTGGTTCAGGTGGATGATCTGCTGTATGTCTCCGGTCATGGCCCCGTCAAGCTGGATGGCAGCATGCACACCGGTCGCGTTGGTGACGATTTAACCGAAGAACAAGGGGTTGAAGCCGCTCGCGCCGTTGGCCTGACCATGCTGGCAACGCTCAAACAATATCTGGGCGATCTCGATCGGATCGAACGTTTCGTGAAAGTGCTGGGCATGGTGAATGCGGCCCCCGATTTTAAACGTCACCCCCAGGTCATTAATGGCTTCAGCGAACTGCTCGTGCAAATCTTTGGAGAAAATGGACGGGCCGCCCGCAGTGCCGTTGGCATGGGCTCTCTCCCCGGCAATATCACCGTCGAAGTCGAAGCCATTGTGCAAATCAAAGAATGA
- a CDS encoding (Fe-S)-binding protein, whose amino-acid sequence MAPKVGLFIPCYIDQLYPQVGIATLKTLEHFGCDVEYPESQTCCGQPMANTGCTNDVGPLAKRFLDIFKSYDAVVCPSGSCVSMVKHHYDEYFTDNPEYEALKAKTFEFCEYLTNVLGIDKLAGRFPHKVGLHQSCHGLRELRLASASELRIEPFGPARALLESIDGVEVTTLKRPDECCGFGGTFAVAEEAVSCMMGEDRVSDHEQAGTEVLTALDMSCLMHMSGIIRRQQKPIRVMHISEIFAESL is encoded by the coding sequence ATGGCGCCCAAAGTCGGCTTGTTTATTCCCTGTTATATTGATCAGTTGTACCCACAGGTGGGAATTGCGACGCTGAAAACACTGGAACATTTCGGGTGCGACGTCGAATATCCCGAAAGCCAGACCTGTTGCGGCCAGCCCATGGCGAACACCGGCTGCACAAACGACGTTGGCCCACTGGCCAAACGCTTTCTGGATATCTTCAAATCGTACGATGCCGTCGTCTGTCCCTCCGGCAGTTGTGTCTCGATGGTCAAACATCATTACGATGAATATTTCACCGATAACCCGGAATACGAGGCCCTCAAAGCGAAAACCTTTGAGTTCTGCGAGTATCTGACCAACGTACTGGGCATCGATAAACTGGCGGGACGATTTCCCCACAAAGTCGGCCTGCATCAGAGTTGTCACGGCTTACGCGAACTCAGGCTGGCCAGCGCCAGCGAACTCCGAATCGAACCGTTCGGCCCCGCGCGGGCGCTGCTCGAAAGCATCGACGGCGTCGAAGTCACCACGCTCAAACGGCCCGATGAATGCTGCGGTTTTGGGGGCACGTTTGCCGTCGCCGAAGAAGCCGTCTCCTGTATGATGGGCGAAGACCGCGTGAGTGATCATGAGCAAGCGGGCACCGAAGTCCTGACGGCCCTCGACATGTCCTGCCTGATGCACATGAGCGGCATCATTCGCCGCCAGCAGAAGCCGATCCGTGTGATGCATATCTCAGAAATTTTTGCCGAGTCTTTATAA